From Polaribacter butkevichii, a single genomic window includes:
- a CDS encoding haloacid dehalogenase type II: protein MNTLKPKVLFFDVNETLLDLSPVKKQIGIALGGREDLLSLWFTTMLQYSLVVSASGQYKPFTHIGAATLQMVAANNDIVISEEEARKIIVAAMQNLPAHPEVKEALTQLKKAGYKLVAFTNSSNEGLKNQFKNAGLTDYFDDLLSVEDAGKFKPFTNTYVWGAHKMGVQLDECMLIAAHGWDVAGALWAGWRAAFISRPGQQLFPLAPKTEIVENNLKKVAEILVKYA from the coding sequence ATGAATACATTAAAACCAAAAGTACTATTCTTTGATGTTAACGAAACGCTTTTAGATCTTTCTCCTGTAAAAAAACAAATTGGCATCGCTTTAGGTGGTAGAGAAGATTTACTTTCTTTATGGTTTACAACAATGTTGCAGTATTCTTTAGTGGTTTCCGCAAGCGGACAATACAAACCCTTTACACATATTGGTGCGGCAACGTTACAAATGGTTGCCGCAAACAATGATATTGTAATTTCAGAAGAGGAAGCACGTAAAATTATTGTAGCAGCAATGCAAAATTTACCTGCGCATCCAGAAGTAAAAGAAGCTTTAACCCAATTAAAAAAGGCCGGATACAAATTAGTTGCGTTTACAAATTCTTCTAACGAAGGATTGAAAAATCAATTTAAAAACGCTGGCTTAACGGATTATTTTGATGATTTACTTAGTGTAGAAGATGCTGGTAAGTTTAAACCATTTACCAACACCTATGTTTGGGGAGCTCATAAAATGGGCGTTCAGTTAGATGAATGTATGCTTATTGCAGCACATGGTTGGGATGTTGCTGGTGCTCTTTGGGCGGGTTGGCGCGCTGCTTTTATAAGCAGACCTGGGCAACAACTTTTTCCGTTAGCTCCAAAGACAGAAATTGTAGAAAATAATTTAAAAAAAGTAGCTGAAATTCTAGTGAAATATGCGTAA
- a CDS encoding FKBP-type peptidyl-prolyl cis-trans isomerase: MSQVKENNTVKVHYTGKLTDGQIFDTSEGKEPIEFTLGEGKLIPGFEKGLIDMKVSEKKTITIAKEEAYGEVNEQLIQEVNKSDLPQDMEPQVGMGLVSKSPDGQEMNLMVVEVKDDSIVIDGNHPLAGKDLVFDLEVVEIN, encoded by the coding sequence ATGAGTCAAGTAAAAGAGAACAATACCGTAAAAGTACATTATACAGGTAAATTAACTGATGGGCAAATTTTTGATACGTCTGAAGGAAAAGAACCAATTGAGTTTACTTTAGGAGAAGGAAAGTTAATACCTGGATTTGAAAAGGGTTTAATCGACATGAAAGTAAGTGAAAAGAAAACCATTACTATTGCTAAAGAAGAAGCATATGGTGAGGTAAACGAGCAATTAATACAAGAAGTTAATAAATCTGACCTTCCACAAGATATGGAGCCTCAAGTAGGTATGGGATTGGTTTCTAAATCGCCAGACGGACAAGAAATGAATTTAATGGTTGTAGAAGTAAAAGACGATAGTATTGTAATTGATGGTAATCATCCTTTAGCTGGTAAAGATCTTGTTTTTGATCTTGAAGTTGTAGAGATTAACTAA
- a CDS encoding reprolysin-like metallopeptidase encodes MFFKLNTSRNSKQNKKDTVYSFDYKKLSTALNNTKGLNTLSKKEKNIIYFPNANGTLERFKITELSVMQNAMQKKYTAIKSYVGYGIDTPSNYLRFSLSPNKGFSGVLLASDHSVFYQPNTHLKNSFSILHSPSDEMLLPFSCKTSVKNNNLKQKGILKKNSSQKRVFTLALSVTGEYSSFHGNSLADVNAALVASLTNINAVFERDFNVSFVLAENNDAIIYLDEETDPYSDFSSEYGEELQQNLDEVIGDSNYDLGHLLSAVGIEGNANCIGCICESGKKGSAYSSSNTPTGFYFDFSLLAHEIGHQLGANHTWTAGGNEGTKVQVEPGSGSTIMGYSGLGKSSNIQLANDAYFHGISIEQIKNTLNNTSCGTTNVLNNNSNTTNTRTDLLLPIGTPFKLSALPNNQNKQTYCWEQINDNGAKTVYPNPDLKDPDAVLFRSYPPTTNSVRYFPNLTDLRFGLNSTQWEKIPNVSRSANFRLTTRENIPLEAVTTFDDIKITFDDAYGPFKIINFAEDNITIAKGSSQTIKWQVNNTNKLLGAEQLNLLLSTNGGISYDIVIAKNIPNNGAYTFNIPNITSSECRFMLEASNNNFFAINKKTIAINVALFSNCTNYESEQNLDLQIFNEDQILPFIVTHTITVPESIIISDINIGVNIAHPNIGDLKITIKSPKGTEITLKTRNSCSIEKNLITVFDDESIAFNCLKSGSNIRQKSLNDALSTFNNEDAKGDWTIELTDIGLENYAVLNSWFIELCKKEEKNVIFKDDVFKDFVVFPNPNSGNFSIKAKALHSYKKLNIDLFNINGQLIYSKYLPEVTFLNENISILRLKPGVYFLRITDSNNSYSKKIIIN; translated from the coding sequence TTGTTTTTTAAATTAAATACATCAAGAAATAGTAAACAAAATAAAAAAGATACTGTTTATAGTTTTGATTATAAAAAACTGAGCACTGCGTTAAATAATACAAAAGGTTTAAACACGCTTTCAAAAAAAGAAAAAAATATTATTTATTTTCCGAATGCTAATGGTACACTAGAAAGATTTAAAATCACTGAGTTATCTGTTATGCAAAATGCAATGCAAAAAAAATATACTGCTATAAAATCTTATGTAGGTTACGGTATAGATACCCCTTCTAATTATTTAAGATTTAGCCTCTCTCCTAACAAAGGTTTTTCTGGTGTACTTTTAGCAAGTGATCATTCTGTATTTTATCAACCAAATACTCATTTAAAAAATAGTTTTTCTATTCTTCATAGCCCCTCAGATGAAATGTTATTACCTTTTTCATGCAAAACAAGCGTTAAAAACAATAATTTAAAACAAAAAGGCATATTAAAAAAGAATAGTTCTCAAAAAAGAGTTTTCACTCTAGCATTGTCTGTAACTGGTGAATATTCTAGTTTTCATGGTAACTCATTAGCAGATGTAAATGCCGCTTTGGTTGCTAGTTTAACGAATATAAATGCCGTTTTTGAGAGAGATTTTAATGTATCTTTTGTTTTGGCTGAAAATAATGATGCTATTATTTATCTTGATGAAGAAACCGATCCATATTCTGATTTCTCATCCGAGTATGGAGAAGAGTTACAACAAAACCTTGATGAAGTTATAGGCGATTCTAATTACGATTTAGGTCACCTTTTATCTGCTGTAGGCATAGAAGGAAATGCCAATTGCATAGGTTGTATATGTGAAAGTGGTAAAAAAGGAAGCGCATATTCATCTAGCAACACACCTACTGGTTTTTATTTTGATTTTAGTTTGCTTGCACATGAAATAGGTCATCAATTAGGCGCCAACCACACATGGACTGCCGGAGGAAACGAAGGAACTAAAGTACAAGTAGAACCTGGTAGTGGATCTACAATAATGGGATATTCTGGGTTAGGAAAATCATCTAACATTCAATTGGCAAACGATGCTTATTTTCATGGCATATCAATTGAACAAATAAAAAATACGCTAAACAATACTAGTTGTGGTACTACTAACGTATTAAACAACAACTCAAATACAACAAACACAAGAACAGATTTACTTTTACCCATTGGCACTCCTTTTAAATTAAGTGCTTTACCTAATAATCAAAATAAACAAACCTACTGCTGGGAGCAAATAAATGATAATGGTGCAAAAACAGTATATCCAAACCCAGACTTAAAAGACCCAGATGCTGTTTTATTTAGAAGTTATCCGCCAACTACAAATTCTGTTAGGTATTTTCCTAATCTTACAGACCTTAGATTTGGCTTAAATAGTACCCAATGGGAAAAAATACCCAATGTTTCTAGATCTGCAAATTTTAGATTAACAACTAGAGAAAATATTCCTTTAGAAGCAGTAACTACTTTTGATGATATTAAAATTACATTTGATGATGCCTATGGCCCCTTTAAAATTATAAATTTTGCAGAAGATAATATAACAATAGCTAAAGGAAGCTCTCAAACCATTAAATGGCAGGTAAATAACACCAATAAACTATTGGGTGCGGAGCAGTTAAATTTACTACTTTCTACAAATGGTGGTATTTCTTATGATATAGTTATTGCTAAAAACATACCCAACAATGGCGCTTACACTTTTAATATTCCAAATATAACTTCATCTGAATGCCGATTTATGCTAGAGGCTTCTAATAACAATTTCTTTGCCATAAATAAAAAAACCATTGCCATTAATGTAGCTCTTTTTAGTAATTGTACGAATTATGAATCTGAACAAAATTTAGATTTACAGATATTTAATGAAGATCAAATTTTACCTTTTATTGTAACACATACTATAACAGTACCAGAATCAATCATAATATCAGACATTAATATAGGTGTAAATATAGCACACCCTAATATTGGAGATTTAAAAATAACCATTAAAAGCCCAAAGGGTACCGAAATTACACTTAAAACACGTAATAGTTGTTCTATTGAAAAAAACTTAATTACTGTTTTTGATGATGAATCTATTGCTTTTAACTGTTTAAAAAGTGGCTCTAATATTCGTCAAAAATCACTTAACGACGCATTATCAACCTTTAATAATGAAGATGCTAAAGGAGATTGGACTATTGAACTTACCGATATTGGACTTGAAAACTATGCCGTTTTAAATTCTTGGTTTATAGAATTATGTAAAAAAGAAGAGAAAAATGTTATTTTTAAAGATGACGTTTTTAAAGATTTTGTGGTATTTCCAAATCCAAATTCTGGAAATTTTAGTATCAAAGCAAAAGCGCTTCATTCTTATAAGAAACTTAATATAGACCTTTTTAATATTAACGGTCAACTTATTTATTCTAAATACCTACCAGAGGTTACCTTTTTAAATGAAAATATTTCTATATTAAGACTAAAACCGGGAGTGTACTTTTTAAGAATTACAGATTCTAATAACTCCTATTCTAAAAAAATAATAATCAATTAG
- a CDS encoding DUF3570 domain-containing protein, whose amino-acid sequence MKKIILFICVFAFIKINAQTKQDEAKVYKKRVLETTEVDFLTSYYSQDGNNAAVSGGEGSESLTDVTGTFVVAMPLNDDDVLTIDAGISAYTSASSSNINPFDDGKADPFQASSGASSGDLWANITGSYTHSSDDRNDIWSTKLAISSEYDYFSVGVGGSYTKLFNQKNTEVSVHGNVYIDSWKLLYPIELRKANGGKGDEDHFDISNYTITGNTDYAPNFVPLDGTARNSYSFGFGFSQILHKKVQGSLALDFVKQNGLLSTPFQRVYFSDVADSFIDSFQLADDIERLPDSRFKVAAGGRLNWYLNEFVTLRSFYRYYSDDWGISSHTASLEVPIKITDKFTLYPSYRYYNQTAADYFKPKETALSTDVYYTSDYDLSKYTANQFGFGVSYTDIFAKMHIRNFGLKSIDLKFYQYDRDTSFSSSIITAGFKFVMD is encoded by the coding sequence TTGAAAAAAATAATTCTTTTTATATGTGTGTTTGCTTTTATAAAAATAAATGCACAAACAAAACAAGACGAAGCTAAAGTCTACAAAAAACGTGTCCTAGAAACTACAGAAGTAGATTTCTTAACAAGTTATTACTCTCAAGACGGAAATAACGCTGCTGTAAGTGGTGGTGAAGGTTCAGAATCGTTAACAGATGTTACCGGAACTTTTGTGGTTGCTATGCCTTTAAACGATGACGATGTGCTAACTATAGATGCAGGTATTTCTGCCTATACATCTGCATCTTCTAGTAATATTAATCCTTTTGATGACGGTAAAGCAGATCCGTTTCAGGCATCTTCCGGTGCTTCTAGTGGAGATCTTTGGGCAAACATTACAGGGAGTTACACCCATAGTTCAGACGATAGAAATGATATTTGGTCTACCAAACTTGCCATTTCTTCTGAGTATGATTATTTTTCTGTTGGTGTTGGCGGAAGTTATACCAAACTTTTTAATCAGAAAAACACAGAAGTAAGTGTACATGGTAACGTATACATAGATTCTTGGAAATTATTGTATCCGATAGAATTAAGAAAAGCAAATGGCGGTAAAGGTGATGAAGATCATTTTGATATCAGTAATTATACAATTACAGGGAATACCGACTACGCACCTAATTTTGTTCCTTTAGATGGTACAGCCAGAAACTCATATTCATTCGGTTTTGGATTTTCTCAAATACTGCATAAAAAAGTACAAGGTTCTTTAGCTTTAGATTTTGTAAAACAAAACGGGTTATTATCAACCCCTTTTCAAAGAGTTTATTTTAGTGATGTAGCCGATTCGTTTATAGATAGTTTTCAGCTTGCTGATGATATTGAACGTTTACCAGATTCTAGATTTAAAGTAGCAGCAGGTGGTCGTTTAAATTGGTATTTAAATGAATTTGTTACTCTTAGATCTTTTTATCGTTATTATTCTGATGATTGGGGAATTTCGTCTCACACCGCAAGTTTAGAAGTTCCTATAAAAATTACAGATAAATTTACGTTGTATCCATCATATAGGTATTACAACCAAACAGCTGCAGATTATTTTAAACCTAAAGAGACTGCACTTTCTACAGACGTTTATTATACTTCTGATTACGATTTATCTAAATACACCGCCAATCAATTTGGTTTTGGAGTTTCTTACACCGATATTTTTGCTAAAATGCATATTAGAAACTTTGGTTTAAAAAGTATCGACCTAAAATTTTATCAATATGATAGAGATACATCTTTTAGTTCTAGCATTATTACAGCTGGCTTTAAATTTGTAATGGATTAG
- a CDS encoding helix-turn-helix domain-containing protein, with product MKNIPNISYNSSTNSKDFEFINLSNLFARIFTNLDHNPVLPHRITFFTLLIVTKGSGKHQIDLKDYNLSAGSVLKIAKGQVHAFQKNPKYEGFLIIFTEDFVLNYFSKSSINLISHLYNYHTTSPIANDKEGNDIFLNQLVEELTTENSFAKKNIIASLLNIYLLKLERKSNTSELKNHKLKQYDAFINFKNLVESDYTKTRNVKDYANKLHISTKLLNQTVRDFTLNTAKSFIDAYVILEAKRAIVSTEKSLKEIAFDLGFDEVTNFTKFFKNKMGISPKNFRNK from the coding sequence TTGAAGAACATTCCAAACATATCATATAATAGTAGCACAAACTCTAAAGATTTTGAATTTATTAACCTCTCCAATCTATTTGCAAGAATATTTACCAATTTAGATCATAACCCTGTATTACCACATAGAATAACATTTTTTACATTATTAATTGTAACTAAAGGTTCTGGAAAACATCAAATAGATTTAAAAGATTACAATTTATCTGCTGGTTCTGTTTTAAAAATAGCGAAAGGACAAGTACATGCGTTTCAAAAAAATCCAAAATACGAAGGTTTCTTAATTATATTTACTGAAGATTTTGTGCTAAATTATTTTTCAAAATCTTCTATAAATTTAATTTCTCACTTATATAATTATCATACTACATCACCCATTGCCAATGATAAAGAAGGTAATGATATTTTTTTGAATCAACTTGTAGAAGAACTCACAACCGAAAATAGCTTTGCTAAAAAAAATATTATTGCATCCTTATTAAACATTTACTTATTAAAATTAGAAAGAAAATCTAACACAAGCGAGTTAAAAAATCATAAATTAAAACAATACGATGCTTTTATCAATTTTAAAAATTTGGTAGAATCTGATTACACTAAAACTAGAAACGTAAAAGACTACGCCAATAAATTGCATATTTCTACAAAACTATTAAACCAAACAGTTAGAGATTTTACTTTAAACACTGCCAAATCTTTTATTGACGCATACGTAATTCTAGAAGCAAAACGCGCCATTGTTAGTACAGAAAAAAGTCTAAAAGAAATTGCCTTTGATCTTGGGTTTGATGAAGTAACCAATTTTACCAAGTTTTTTAAAAACAAAATGGGTATTTCTCCTAAAAACTTTAGAAATAAATAA
- a CDS encoding endonuclease/exonuclease/phosphatase family protein produces the protein MVAHYITWWNTENLFDIKTSPRRPEWLAKTLAKELKYWDSTLLENKLNNLVSIMIQMNQEKGSDIYGLCEVENLYVLEQLSNKLNLLLPQRAYKVIHHSMEDKRGIDIGVIFDSNKYKIKQLDGENKVFTYRITKRSPTRDILQVELETIKGNDLVLLLNHWVSRMAGKFESEPYRIISAETLSYWIMRIQQELGDKIPIVVLGDFNDEPFDRSLKEYALSTNNLEKVKAGRNPYLYNLMWELAGNRLGTYVYGSNSSILDQILVSKGLLFNNSNITIGKETAKIEVFKGMVKGKYKTPVRFKLSGKKYNPNGYSDHLPVSIKLIEK, from the coding sequence ATGGTAGCACATTATATAACGTGGTGGAATACAGAAAATTTATTTGATATAAAGACATCTCCAAGAAGACCAGAATGGCTTGCAAAAACTCTAGCTAAAGAATTAAAATATTGGGATAGTACTTTACTTGAGAACAAACTAAACAATCTTGTTTCTATAATGATACAAATGAATCAAGAAAAAGGATCGGATATTTACGGTTTATGTGAGGTTGAAAATCTTTATGTTCTTGAGCAATTATCAAATAAATTAAATCTATTATTACCTCAAAGGGCGTATAAAGTAATTCATCATAGTATGGAAGACAAAAGAGGTATTGATATTGGTGTTATTTTTGATTCTAATAAATATAAAATTAAACAACTAGATGGTGAGAATAAAGTTTTTACATATAGAATAACAAAACGATCTCCAACAAGAGACATCTTACAAGTAGAACTTGAAACTATAAAAGGAAATGATTTGGTTTTATTACTAAACCATTGGGTTTCTAGAATGGCTGGCAAATTTGAATCTGAACCTTACAGAATTATATCTGCAGAAACATTAAGTTACTGGATAATGAGAATTCAACAAGAACTTGGAGACAAAATTCCGATTGTAGTTTTGGGCGATTTTAACGATGAACCTTTTGATAGATCATTAAAAGAATATGCCCTTTCTACCAATAACCTAGAAAAAGTTAAAGCTGGCAGAAACCCATACTTATATAATTTAATGTGGGAATTAGCAGGAAATAGATTAGGTACTTACGTTTATGGTTCTAATTCGAGTATTCTAGATCAAATTTTAGTTTCTAAAGGACTTTTATTTAATAATAGTAATATTACCATTGGAAAAGAAACGGCCAAAATAGAAGTATTTAAAGGAATGGTTAAAGGCAAGTATAAAACGCCTGTAAGGTTTAAACTTTCTGGTAAAAAATACAATCCAAATGGTTATAGCGATCATCTACCTGTTTCTATAAAATTAATAGAAAAATAA
- a CDS encoding SDR family oxidoreductase has protein sequence MKIGVTSVSGQLGMSIAKHLIKEIGKENVIGIARTPEKVAHLGIEIRKGDYNNRNHFDAALQGVTTLLLVSGMDEPQKRIEQHKNVIEAAKANGVKKIVYTSIVGDAEKNAFSPIVQSNRQTELDVQNAGLDWVIGRNGIYIEPDLEYIDTYVKEGEIRNCAGDGKCTYTSRGELGYAYTKMLLESKHNGQVYNLVGTPITQTQLADYINQVYGTKLIYNGVSVDEYATERKKELGDFLGTVIAGIYEGIRNGANNIPSDFEKATGRPHKTPLEIIEAIESK, from the coding sequence ATGAAAATAGGAGTTACATCCGTTAGTGGACAATTAGGAATGTCTATCGCAAAACACCTCATTAAAGAAATAGGAAAAGAAAATGTAATTGGAATAGCACGTACTCCAGAAAAAGTAGCCCATTTAGGCATTGAAATTAGAAAAGGAGATTATAATAATCGTAACCATTTTGATGCTGCATTGCAAGGTGTAACTACCTTACTTTTAGTTTCTGGAATGGACGAACCCCAAAAAAGAATTGAACAACACAAAAATGTTATTGAGGCAGCAAAAGCAAATGGTGTAAAAAAAATAGTGTATACAAGTATTGTTGGCGATGCAGAAAAAAACGCATTCAGCCCAATTGTACAAAGCAATAGACAAACAGAACTAGATGTGCAAAACGCTGGATTAGATTGGGTAATTGGTAGAAACGGAATTTACATAGAACCAGATTTAGAATACATAGACACCTATGTTAAAGAAGGAGAAATAAGAAATTGTGCTGGGGATGGAAAATGTACCTATACTAGTAGAGGTGAATTAGGATATGCTTACACAAAAATGCTTTTAGAATCTAAACACAACGGACAGGTTTACAATTTAGTAGGCACACCTATTACCCAAACACAATTAGCAGATTACATAAACCAAGTATATGGTACAAAACTTATTTACAACGGAGTTTCTGTTGATGAATATGCAACCGAAAGAAAAAAAGAATTAGGCGATTTCTTAGGAACTGTTATTGCTGGTATTTATGAAGGTATTCGTAACGGTGCTAATAACATACCTTCTGATTTTGAAAAAGCTACAGGAAGACCACATAAAACTCCTTTAGAAATAATAGAAGCTATAGAGAGTAAATAA
- a CDS encoding FAD:protein FMN transferase, producing the protein MKTLLTTSLLLLSIVCTAQESYKRVLKLMGSRFDITVVANNTAEADKYLDTAIAEITRIEKLISSWDANSQTFSINKNAGIKPVKVDTELFNLIERAIQISKLTDGAFDISYASMDKIWKFDGSMKKMPSQKTINVSVAKVGFQNIVLDKENHTVFLKLKGMKIGFGAIGKGYAADKAKALLISKGVVSGIINASGDMNTWGTQPNGKEWTVAITNPMNKNKVFALFPLTDKAVVTSGNYEKYVNFNGKRYTHIIDPRTGYPSSGIISVTVFAPKAELADALATSVFVMGKKVGLDRINQLPKIECIIIDDQGNITTSKNIEIDKL; encoded by the coding sequence GTGAAAACACTACTTACTACTTCCCTACTCCTATTATCCATTGTTTGTACGGCACAAGAATCTTACAAACGAGTCCTTAAATTAATGGGCAGTCGGTTTGATATTACGGTGGTTGCAAACAACACCGCAGAAGCAGACAAATATCTAGATACAGCCATTGCAGAAATTACAAGAATAGAAAAACTTATTTCTTCTTGGGATGCCAATTCACAAACTTTTTCCATCAATAAAAACGCAGGAATCAAACCTGTAAAAGTAGATACAGAACTTTTTAATTTAATTGAAAGAGCAATTCAAATATCTAAACTTACCGATGGTGCTTTTGATATTAGCTATGCCTCTATGGATAAAATTTGGAAATTTGATGGCAGCATGAAAAAAATGCCTTCGCAAAAAACAATTAACGTTTCCGTAGCTAAAGTGGGTTTTCAAAACATTGTTTTAGATAAAGAAAATCATACTGTTTTTTTAAAGCTTAAAGGAATGAAAATTGGTTTTGGAGCAATCGGAAAAGGCTATGCCGCAGATAAAGCAAAAGCACTTCTAATTTCTAAGGGAGTTGTTTCTGGCATTATTAACGCCTCTGGCGATATGAATACTTGGGGAACACAACCTAACGGTAAAGAATGGACGGTAGCCATTACAAACCCTATGAATAAAAATAAAGTATTTGCTTTATTTCCGTTAACAGATAAGGCCGTAGTTACTTCTGGTAATTACGAAAAATACGTCAACTTTAACGGCAAACGATACACACATATTATAGACCCAAGAACAGGGTATCCTTCTAGCGGAATTATTAGCGTAACCGTTTTTGCGCCTAAAGCAGAATTGGCAGACGCACTTGCTACTTCTGTTTTTGTAATGGGAAAAAAAGTGGGTTTAGATCGCATCAATCAATTACCAAAAATAGAATGCATCATCATTGATGATCAGGGAAATATTACAACATCAAAAAATATAGAAATTGATAAATTATGA
- a CDS encoding DUF4266 domain-containing protein — protein sequence MIKKCIYAALITISFSSCVVVKEYEKVNINDPDMLLSDKKCDRNVTTAHSYREAAVGANGGKTGGGCGCN from the coding sequence ATGATTAAAAAATGTATATACGCTGCATTGATAACAATTAGTTTTAGTAGTTGTGTAGTGGTAAAAGAATATGAAAAAGTAAATATAAACGACCCAGATATGTTGCTTTCTGATAAGAAATGCGACCGTAATGTTACTACAGCACATTCTTATAGAGAAGCTGCTGTTGGTGCAAATGGAGGTAAAACTGGTGGTGGTTGCGGTTGCAATTAA
- a CDS encoding thioredoxin family protein: MKKVIAIIILLVTSISTIHAQEWQTDFKLAKEIASKEKKPIILVFQGSDWCAPCIKLDHQIWGTTVFKKYAKDHYVMLQADFPKRKKNALSDSQTAANAKLAETYNKNGVFPFVVVLNANGKVLGETGYKKITPENYIAELNTFTK; this comes from the coding sequence ATGAAAAAAGTAATAGCAATTATTATACTTTTAGTAACAAGTATAAGTACTATACATGCGCAAGAATGGCAAACAGATTTTAAACTTGCCAAAGAAATTGCTTCAAAAGAAAAGAAACCGATTATACTGGTTTTTCAAGGATCGGATTGGTGTGCGCCTTGTATTAAATTAGATCACCAAATTTGGGGTACAACTGTTTTTAAAAAGTATGCAAAAGATCATTACGTAATGTTACAAGCAGATTTTCCGAAGAGAAAGAAAAATGCGTTGTCAGACTCACAAACTGCTGCAAATGCTAAATTAGCAGAAACGTACAACAAAAATGGAGTTTTTCCTTTTGTAGTTGTCCTTAATGCTAACGGTAAAGTACTTGGCGAAACAGGTTATAAAAAAATTACCCCAGAAAATTACATCGCAGAATTGAATACTTTTACAAAATAA
- a CDS encoding carboxypeptidase-like regulatory domain-containing protein: MKNNIHSISTIEGVGSSYEKMFKKKGISLSEDLIILKPSTLKKRFKDKVEIQKKLKGFITQASFLEVTKDKQLAEVFQKSGLQGLAELYSRSPQKLVDIVEQGKKKGLIKVSLTLENAFNIQKRAIETKFTTVFFGTLKDKNNNPVPNAAIYINNRETVTDKNGKFFISRIEYGKHKVFIDVKGFNQVLLTKDFQLNRKVSNTIILTKGDRKINRKNSNTVNPGDQFKTLKVAIEDVNIDDQYYITKLYKNGNIGLRSIQQKQTDNCIYTNKVKVLPTFFKAKDIQLKNTFKWDGNKFVKLSKTFSELRLLTKRNKI; the protein is encoded by the coding sequence ATGAAAAATAATATTCATTCTATTTCAACTATCGAAGGAGTAGGTTCTTCTTACGAGAAAATGTTTAAAAAAAAAGGGATATCATTAAGTGAAGACTTAATTATATTAAAGCCATCAACTTTAAAAAAACGATTTAAAGATAAAGTAGAAATTCAAAAAAAACTGAAAGGATTTATTACTCAAGCATCTTTTTTAGAGGTTACTAAAGATAAACAGTTAGCAGAAGTGTTTCAAAAATCTGGTTTACAGGGTTTAGCAGAGTTGTATTCTAGAAGCCCTCAAAAATTGGTAGATATTGTTGAGCAAGGAAAAAAGAAGGGTTTAATAAAAGTCAGTTTAACATTAGAAAATGCTTTTAATATTCAAAAAAGAGCTATAGAAACAAAATTTACAACCGTATTTTTTGGCACATTAAAAGATAAAAATAATAACCCAGTACCTAATGCAGCCATCTATATTAATAATAGAGAAACAGTAACAGACAAAAATGGTAAATTTTTTATTTCTAGAATAGAATATGGAAAACATAAAGTATTTATAGATGTAAAAGGGTTTAATCAAGTTTTACTTACAAAAGATTTTCAATTAAATAGAAAGGTTAGTAATACTATTATTCTAACAAAAGGAGATAGAAAAATAAACAGAAAAAATAGCAATACCGTAAACCCTGGAGATCAGTTTAAAACTTTAAAAGTAGCCATAGAAGATGTTAATATTGATGACCAATATTATATTACAAAATTATATAAAAATGGAAATATTGGTTTAAGATCGATACAGCAAAAACAAACTGATAATTGTATTTATACCAACAAAGTTAAAGTACTTCCTACTTTTTTTAAAGCAAAGGATATTCAATTAAAAAACACTTTTAAATGGGATGGAAATAAGTTTGTAAAGCTCTCAAAAACATTTTCGGAATTAAGATTATTAACAAAAAGAAATAAAATATAA